In the Flavobacterium pallidum genome, one interval contains:
- a CDS encoding efflux RND transporter periplasmic adaptor subunit, whose amino-acid sequence MSKKSIFITLGVLLALFILYKTIFSKEDNSKHIETASVKEMTIIETVSATGKIQPETEIKIMPEVSGEIIALPVKEGQVVKKGDLLVKINPDLYTSGLNRTVAGLSQTKAGLSQADAQFNEAKSNYDRNKTLFDKGIISKSDWDKAISAFEVAKASKQSAYYNVQSASASVNEAQDNLGRTTIYAPADGTISTLAVELGERVLGQQQMTGTEMMRVANLNSMEVEVDVNENDIVKINIGDSARVEVDAYLKKKFKGIVTSISNSASTTQTADQVTNFKVKIRILKESYADLLEGKPESYSPFRPGMTATVDIETKRRANVLAIPISAVVVKSDTLPMKKMEGPEGENQPQTPKSDKKLECVFVKSGNKARIRIIKTGIQDDTNIEILSGLKSGEVIISGPYNLITKELNSGDVVVNENESGNSAKK is encoded by the coding sequence ATGTCAAAAAAGTCAATCTTTATCACGCTCGGCGTATTACTGGCCTTGTTTATACTTTACAAAACCATTTTTAGCAAGGAGGACAACAGCAAACATATCGAAACCGCGTCGGTGAAGGAAATGACGATTATTGAAACCGTTTCAGCTACCGGGAAAATCCAGCCCGAAACCGAAATCAAGATCATGCCTGAAGTTTCCGGCGAGATTATTGCGTTGCCTGTAAAAGAAGGCCAGGTGGTGAAAAAAGGCGATTTACTGGTGAAGATCAACCCGGATTTATACACTTCCGGATTGAACAGGACTGTTGCGGGATTGTCACAAACCAAAGCCGGCCTTAGCCAGGCGGATGCACAGTTCAATGAAGCGAAATCAAATTATGACAGGAATAAGACGCTTTTTGATAAAGGGATTATTTCGAAGTCAGATTGGGATAAGGCGATATCCGCGTTTGAAGTAGCCAAAGCCAGTAAGCAGTCAGCATATTACAATGTGCAAAGTGCTTCAGCGAGTGTCAATGAGGCACAGGACAATTTGGGCAGGACCACCATTTACGCCCCGGCTGACGGTACGATTTCCACTTTGGCAGTAGAGCTCGGAGAAAGGGTTTTGGGCCAGCAGCAGATGACCGGAACTGAGATGATGCGCGTTGCAAACCTAAATAGTATGGAGGTGGAAGTGGACGTCAATGAAAATGATATCGTAAAAATAAACATCGGGGATTCCGCCAGGGTTGAGGTGGATGCTTACCTGAAGAAGAAATTCAAGGGAATCGTCACCAGCATTTCAAACTCTGCCAGCACTACACAAACGGCGGACCAGGTTACAAATTTTAAGGTTAAAATCAGGATTTTAAAAGAATCCTACGCAGATTTGCTTGAAGGCAAGCCGGAGAGTTATTCTCCTTTCCGTCCCGGGATGACTGCCACGGTTGATATTGAAACCAAGCGCAGGGCCAATGTTCTGGCGATTCCTATCAGTGCAGTGGTAGTCAAAAGCGATACGCTTCCTATGAAAAAAATGGAAGGCCCTGAGGGAGAAAACCAACCCCAAACCCCGAAATCTGACAAAAAGCTTGAATGTGTTTTTGTGAAATCAGGAAATAAGGCTAGAATCCGCATTATAAAAACGGGAATCCAGGACGATACGAATATCGAAATCCTGTCAGGTCTTAAATCCGGCGAAGTCATTATCAGCGGCCCGTATAACCTGATTACGAAAGAACTCAACTCGGGTGACGTGGTGGTAAACGAAAATGAATCTGGCAATTCCGCTAAAAAATAA
- the tsaB gene encoding tRNA (adenosine(37)-N6)-threonylcarbamoyltransferase complex dimerization subunit type 1 TsaB — MAYILNIETATKNCSVALAHDGKAILHREIADKDYSHAEKLHIFIDEIISEAGISYQDLSAVAVSQGPGSYTGLRIGVSAAKGLCYALNIPLIAVDTLQSLAFGLKGFSLPENALIVPMIDARRMEVYSAVYSAMFDKIRQIQAEIITPESFQEFDAPVYIIGDCAEKCKPVLTSDKFIFIENVVYPSALDMCVLSYESHKKSDTVDVAYFEPYYLKDFFFPSKSS, encoded by the coding sequence ATGGCATATATCCTCAATATTGAAACAGCTACGAAGAATTGTTCCGTGGCATTAGCCCATGATGGTAAAGCAATCCTACACCGTGAAATAGCCGACAAGGATTATTCCCATGCTGAAAAATTGCATATTTTCATTGATGAAATCATCTCCGAAGCCGGCATTTCCTATCAGGACCTTTCGGCGGTTGCTGTAAGTCAGGGGCCGGGGTCTTACACTGGCCTGCGCATCGGCGTTTCAGCAGCCAAAGGATTATGCTATGCGCTGAATATCCCTTTGATTGCTGTAGATACTTTACAATCGCTGGCATTTGGCTTAAAAGGATTTTCGCTGCCTGAAAATGCACTGATCGTCCCCATGATCGATGCGCGCAGGATGGAAGTTTACAGCGCGGTTTACAGTGCAATGTTTGATAAAATCCGGCAAATCCAGGCTGAGATCATTACGCCTGAGAGTTTTCAGGAGTTTGATGCACCTGTTTACATTATTGGGGATTGTGCTGAAAAATGCAAACCGGTGCTGACTTCGGATAAATTTATTTTTATTGAAAATGTAGTCTATCCTTCTGCTCTTGACATGTGCGTATTGAGTTATGAAAGCCATAAAAAAAGCGACACCGTAGATGTCGCTTATTTTGAGCCTTATTATCTCAAGGATTTTTTCTTTCCGTCCAAATCTTCTTAA
- a CDS encoding nuclear transport factor 2 family protein translates to MENQNENIARQWFDAFNSHNLDKLLSLYDDNAEHFSPKLKIRKPETNGFVSGKHALRDWWQDAFERLPELHYKATSLTANNERIFMEYIRIVPGEENMLVAEVLEVKSGKIVASRVYHG, encoded by the coding sequence TTGGAAAACCAGAATGAAAATATCGCAAGGCAATGGTTTGATGCCTTCAACAGCCATAACCTTGACAAACTGCTTTCACTGTATGATGACAATGCGGAACATTTCAGTCCGAAATTAAAAATCCGCAAACCTGAAACCAATGGTTTTGTAAGTGGCAAGCACGCTTTACGCGACTGGTGGCAGGATGCCTTTGAAAGATTGCCTGAACTGCATTACAAAGCGACCTCCCTTACTGCAAATAACGAAAGGATTTTCATGGAATATATCCGTATCGTTCCTGGCGAAGAAAACATGCTGGTAGCTGAAGTTTTAGAGGTTAAAAGCGGGAAAATTGTTGCTTCACGGGTATACCACGGTTAA
- a CDS encoding pseudouridine synthase, whose product MTNREGSNKRGGSRPGSGRPSSNKPKPAMAKRAQGPKKAKPETAKDSDKPAKTFGKPVRTPRAPKAPKNPNEIRLNKYIANSGMCSRRDADIYIQSGNVKVNGVAVTEMGYKVKKGDVVNFDGNVVTPEKKEYILLNKPKNFTTSFDDGAEMRNVLELIKGATTSKMSAVGRMDKNTTGLLLFTNDNDMLTKFTQTSQRSSKIYQISLDKNLKYEDLEKIAKGPMIDEHKIYVEEVSYIEDQPKSEVGLKLKTSNVKVVRTIFEHFGYDVLRIDRVAFAGLTKKNLPRGNWRFLTEQEIINLKNS is encoded by the coding sequence ATGACGAACAGGGAAGGAAGTAATAAAAGAGGAGGTTCGAGGCCGGGAAGTGGCAGGCCATCATCCAACAAGCCGAAACCGGCAATGGCTAAGCGTGCCCAGGGACCTAAAAAAGCGAAGCCTGAAACAGCTAAAGACAGTGACAAACCGGCTAAAACTTTTGGTAAACCGGTAAGGACTCCAAGAGCGCCAAAAGCACCGAAAAATCCTAACGAAATCCGCCTGAATAAATACATCGCCAATTCCGGCATGTGTTCGCGTCGTGATGCCGACATTTACATCCAGTCCGGAAACGTAAAGGTCAACGGCGTTGCTGTAACTGAAATGGGCTACAAAGTTAAAAAAGGCGATGTCGTCAATTTTGATGGCAATGTGGTAACACCTGAAAAGAAAGAATATATTCTTCTGAATAAGCCGAAAAATTTCACTACTTCTTTTGATGACGGCGCAGAAATGCGCAACGTACTTGAACTGATCAAAGGCGCAACAACTTCAAAAATGAGTGCTGTAGGACGTATGGACAAAAATACGACCGGATTATTGTTGTTCACCAACGACAATGACATGTTGACAAAATTTACACAAACGAGCCAGCGTTCATCAAAAATTTACCAAATCTCTTTGGACAAAAACCTCAAGTATGAAGACCTTGAAAAAATTGCCAAGGGCCCAATGATTGATGAGCATAAGATTTATGTAGAAGAAGTAAGTTACATCGAAGACCAGCCAAAGAGCGAAGTCGGCCTGAAGCTGAAAACTTCGAATGTAAAAGTTGTCCGTACGATTTTCGAACATTTCGGCTACGACGTATTGCGCATAGACCGCGTCGCATTTGCAGGACTAACCAAGAAAAACCTGCCGAGAGGCAACTGGAGATTTCTCACAGAGCAGGAAATCATCAACCTGAAGAACAGCTAA
- a CDS encoding geranylgeranylglycerol-phosphate geranylgeranyltransferase — MLSRKNRLLLMKIVSLFSVVRGYNIPVIILAQYLSAIFILAPENSRALDVILDWKLFILVIVSSFCIAAGYIINNFYDAKKDLINRPQKSMLDRLVSQKTKLQVYFGLNFLAVTMGLLISWRVSLFFSVYIFMIWFYSHKLKKYAIIGNITAAFLAVFPFFGLLIYFFKTQYEGYDLQKGGIIFCHASFLFLLLLIREIVKDLENLAGDLANNYSTIPIEYGERTAKKAITFLVFATLVPVFLLIEDYDVGYMDIYFYTCMVALIFFTIYLWKSNNKAQYLRLHLTLKTLIVAGIFCIVLIDPAVLWHGRNLL, encoded by the coding sequence ATGTTAAGCAGGAAGAACCGCCTCCTATTAATGAAAATCGTGAGTTTGTTCTCCGTAGTTCGCGGTTATAACATTCCTGTGATTATTCTGGCGCAGTACCTTTCGGCAATCTTTATTTTAGCTCCTGAAAACTCCCGCGCACTTGATGTCATCCTGGACTGGAAGCTGTTTATTTTGGTCATTGTTTCCTCATTTTGCATTGCAGCCGGATACATTATTAATAATTTTTACGACGCCAAAAAGGATTTGATCAACCGTCCTCAGAAATCGATGCTGGACCGCCTGGTCAGCCAGAAAACAAAACTGCAGGTCTATTTTGGGCTCAATTTCCTGGCCGTCACAATGGGTTTGCTGATTTCGTGGCGTGTCAGCCTGTTTTTCTCCGTCTATATTTTCATGATTTGGTTTTATTCGCACAAGCTTAAGAAATATGCGATTATCGGGAATATTACGGCGGCATTCCTTGCGGTCTTCCCTTTCTTTGGATTGCTGATTTATTTTTTCAAAACCCAATATGAAGGATACGATCTGCAGAAAGGCGGCATCATTTTCTGCCATGCGAGCTTCCTGTTTTTACTTTTACTCATCCGGGAAATTGTAAAGGACCTGGAAAACCTTGCCGGTGACCTCGCCAATAATTACAGCACCATCCCTATCGAATACGGTGAAAGAACTGCTAAAAAAGCCATTACCTTCCTGGTTTTTGCCACGCTCGTTCCAGTTTTTCTACTCATCGAAGATTATGATGTCGGGTATATGGATATTTACTTTTATACCTGCATGGTGGCATTGATTTTCTTCACCATTTACCTGTGGAAATCAAATAATAAAGCCCAATACCTGCGCCTTCACCTCACGCTGAAAACACTTATTGTTGCAGGGATTTTCTGCATCGTACTGATTGATCCCGCCGTGTTGTGGCATGGGAGGAATTTACTTTAG
- a CDS encoding mevalonate kinase family protein yields the protein MKGPLFYSKILLFGEYGIIKDSKGLSIPYNFYNGALKSDGNPAPEALKSNANLKRFISHLETLQAEQPALVQFDLDALKSDVEAGMYFDSSIPQGYGVGSSGALVAAIYDKYAKNKITVLENLTREKLLTLKNIFGQMESFFHGKSSGLDPLNSYLSIPILINSKDNIEATGIPTQSTNGKGAVFLLDSGIVGETAPMVNIFMENLKDKGFRAMLKNQFVKYTDLCVENFLGGDRKSLFSNTKKLSRVVLDNFKPMIPEQFHGIWQKGIDTNDYYLKLCGSGGGGYILGFTEDLEKAQASLKDYKLEVVYQF from the coding sequence ATGAAAGGACCTTTATTCTATTCCAAAATACTGCTCTTTGGAGAGTATGGTATCATTAAGGATTCCAAAGGATTATCAATTCCTTATAATTTTTATAACGGCGCGCTGAAATCAGACGGGAATCCCGCTCCTGAAGCACTGAAATCCAACGCCAACCTCAAAAGATTCATCTCACATCTCGAAACCCTTCAGGCAGAACAGCCGGCGTTGGTACAGTTTGATCTGGATGCTTTAAAAAGTGACGTTGAAGCCGGAATGTATTTCGATTCCAGCATCCCGCAGGGTTATGGCGTAGGAAGCAGCGGCGCATTGGTTGCCGCCATTTACGATAAATACGCCAAAAACAAAATCACCGTACTGGAAAACCTGACGCGTGAAAAGCTTTTGACGCTGAAAAATATTTTCGGGCAGATGGAATCCTTTTTCCACGGAAAGAGTTCCGGCCTGGACCCGTTAAACAGCTACCTCAGCATTCCGATCCTGATCAATTCCAAAGACAATATCGAAGCCACCGGAATTCCTACCCAAAGCACTAACGGCAAAGGCGCCGTATTTTTGCTTGATTCAGGAATCGTTGGCGAAACCGCTCCAATGGTAAATATTTTTATGGAAAACTTAAAAGATAAAGGGTTTCGCGCGATGCTGAAAAACCAATTCGTAAAATACACTGACCTGTGCGTCGAGAATTTCCTTGGCGGCGACCGAAAATCGCTTTTTTCGAATACCAAGAAACTGTCAAGGGTCGTATTGGATAATTTCAAACCCATGATTCCGGAACAATTTCACGGCATCTGGCAAAAAGGCATTGACACTAACGATTATTACCTGAAGCTTTGCGGATCAGGCGGCGGCGGTTATATACTCGGCTTTACCGAAGACCTCGAAAAAGCGCAGGCTTCATTGAAAGACTACAAGTTAGAAGTCGTTTACCAATTCTAA
- the mvaD gene encoding diphosphomevalonate decarboxylase, producing MSSESQFISKKYIQELTEGSITVSAPSNIALVKYWGKKQHQIPANPSISFTLSHCKTVTTLAFAKKTQSDSFSFDLLFEGKPKEDFKPKIQKFFERIETYMPFLKNYHFTIDTKNTFPHSSGIASSASGMAALSVALMHVEKQLDPEMDDGHFYQKASFLARLGSGSACRSVKGSVVIWGNHADFSESSDFYGVAFPFEIHPNFKNYQDTILLVDKGKKEVSSTVGHDLMHGHPFAAQRFLQAHDNLHRLCAVMQNGNLTDFVSIVESEALTLHAMMMTSMPYFILMKPNTLEIINHIWKFRKETGIPVCFTLDAGANVHVLYPENVSVEVLAFIKSNLVGYCENGQYICDAIGHGAELI from the coding sequence ATGAGTTCCGAATCGCAATTCATTTCGAAAAAATACATACAAGAACTGACCGAAGGCTCAATAACGGTTTCTGCGCCAAGCAATATTGCCCTGGTGAAGTATTGGGGTAAAAAGCAGCACCAGATTCCGGCCAATCCATCGATTAGCTTCACTTTAAGTCATTGCAAGACGGTCACGACACTGGCTTTCGCAAAAAAAACTCAATCGGATTCCTTTTCATTTGACTTGCTTTTTGAAGGAAAACCAAAGGAAGATTTCAAGCCGAAAATCCAAAAATTCTTTGAAAGGATTGAAACTTATATGCCTTTCCTGAAAAATTACCATTTCACGATTGACACCAAAAACACTTTTCCGCACAGTTCCGGAATCGCTTCATCGGCATCAGGAATGGCGGCTTTGTCCGTCGCTTTAATGCATGTGGAAAAGCAGCTTGATCCTGAAATGGACGATGGTCATTTTTACCAAAAAGCGTCATTCTTAGCACGGTTGGGCTCCGGAAGCGCATGCCGCAGTGTAAAAGGAAGCGTCGTTATTTGGGGAAATCATGCCGATTTTAGTGAAAGTTCAGATTTTTACGGCGTAGCATTCCCATTTGAAATCCATCCCAACTTTAAGAATTACCAGGACACGATTTTATTGGTTGATAAAGGCAAAAAAGAAGTTTCAAGCACGGTCGGCCATGATTTAATGCACGGACATCCTTTTGCGGCACAACGATTTTTACAGGCTCATGACAATTTACACCGGTTATGCGCCGTTATGCAAAACGGAAACCTGACTGATTTCGTAAGCATAGTCGAAAGTGAAGCGTTGACTTTACACGCCATGATGATGACTTCGATGCCTTATTTTATCCTGATGAAACCAAACACTTTGGAAATTATAAACCACATTTGGAAATTCAGGAAAGAAACAGGAATTCCGGTTTGTTTTACCCTCGATGCCGGTGCGAATGTGCATGTGCTTTATCCCGAAAACGTTAGCGTAGAAGTTTTAGCGTTTATTAAGAGTAATTTAGTAGGCTATTGCGAAAATGGTCAGTATATTTGTGATGCGATTGGCCATGGAGCCGAATTAATTTGA
- a CDS encoding TspO/MBR family protein, producing the protein MNRYFKILIFVATCLGVGYFSGIATQSGVNDWFPTLKKPVFNPPSAVFMPVWTTLYVFMGVAAGLVWAEIENKREEVTSALRFFWIQLALNAAWSFLFFMLKNPLLAFIEMIVLWLMIYETWFKFRRINAISGYLFVPYLLWVTFALVLNGSIWWLNK; encoded by the coding sequence ATGAACAGGTATTTTAAGATATTGATTTTCGTAGCGACCTGCCTTGGCGTGGGATATTTTTCCGGAATCGCCACACAGTCCGGAGTAAATGATTGGTTTCCCACGTTGAAAAAGCCGGTATTCAATCCTCCTTCGGCAGTGTTTATGCCAGTCTGGACTACATTGTATGTTTTTATGGGCGTGGCTGCGGGCTTGGTTTGGGCAGAAATTGAAAATAAACGTGAAGAAGTCACTTCGGCACTGCGTTTTTTCTGGATTCAGCTGGCATTAAATGCAGCCTGGTCATTCCTTTTCTTCATGCTCAAAAACCCGTTACTGGCTTTCATCGAAATGATTGTTTTATGGCTGATGATTTATGAAACCTGGTTTAAATTCCGAAGGATTAACGCCATTTCGGGCTATCTTTTCGTGCCTTATTTGCTTTGGGTCACTTTCGCGCTGGTGCTTAATGGAAGTATTTGGTGGCTAAATAAGTAA
- a CDS encoding NADH-quinone oxidoreductase subunit A has protein sequence MQSTQTDYLPILIQMLLAVGFVVLTIIGSSFLGPKRHSKNKDKTFECGIESIGNARVPFSVKYFLVAILFVLFDVEVIFLYPWAVNFKEMGIDGLLKMGVFMILLLVGFFYVMKKKGLEWD, from the coding sequence ATGCAATCTACCCAAACGGATTATCTCCCGATTTTAATCCAGATGCTTCTGGCAGTCGGATTTGTGGTATTGACCATCATAGGCTCCAGTTTCCTTGGCCCGAAAAGGCATTCCAAGAATAAAGACAAGACTTTCGAGTGCGGAATCGAATCCATCGGTAATGCGCGCGTGCCGTTTTCGGTGAAATATTTCCTGGTAGCGATCCTTTTCGTGCTTTTTGACGTGGAAGTGATTTTCCTGTATCCATGGGCTGTCAATTTTAAAGAAATGGGCATCGATGGATTGCTGAAAATGGGCGTATTCATGATTCTACTGTTGGTCGGATTTTTCTATGTCATGAAGAAAAAAGGCCTTGAGTGGGATTAA
- a CDS encoding NADH-quinone oxidoreductase subunit B: MSNSKIITDAPAPEGYSGEGFFATKLDSVVGMARANSLWPLPFATSCCGIEFMATMASHYDVARFGSERMSFSPRQADMLLVMGTIAKKMAPILRQVYEQMAEPRWVISVGACACSGGIFDTYSVLQGIDKIIPVDVYVPGCPPRPEQILDGIMRLQDLVRSESVRRRSSPEYTELLASYNIK, encoded by the coding sequence ATGAGCAATTCAAAAATAATAACAGACGCACCGGCTCCCGAAGGCTATTCAGGAGAAGGTTTTTTTGCAACAAAACTCGATTCGGTTGTCGGGATGGCGCGTGCCAATTCGCTTTGGCCTTTGCCGTTTGCCACTTCGTGCTGCGGAATTGAATTCATGGCGACGATGGCTTCCCATTATGATGTGGCGCGTTTCGGTTCCGAGCGTATGAGTTTTTCTCCGCGTCAGGCTGATATGCTGTTGGTGATGGGGACAATTGCGAAGAAAATGGCCCCGATTTTACGTCAGGTGTATGAGCAGATGGCTGAACCGCGTTGGGTGATTTCAGTAGGTGCCTGTGCCTGTTCAGGCGGAATTTTCGATACTTATTCTGTGCTTCAGGGCATCGATAAGATTATTCCTGTTGACGTGTATGTGCCAGGTTGCCCGCCACGTCCGGAGCAAATCCTTGACGGCATCATGCGTCTTCAGGACCTTGTAAGATCTGAATCAGTAAGAAGAAGAAGTTCGCCGGAATACACCGAGTTGCTGGCTTCTTATAACATCAAATAA
- a CDS encoding NADH-quinone oxidoreductase subunit C yields the protein MALETAVIQNTLADQFGAKVSNFQQIHDILTFEVNTDDIKEVMGFLRDDKTMRFNFLTDLCGMHFPDAVPERQFGMVYHMHNWMDNVRIRIKCFMDGEKPEIDSVTGLFLSANWQERETYDFFGIIFKGHPQLKRILNMDEMVSFPMRKEFPLEDGGRTDKDDRFFGRTTDNC from the coding sequence ATGGCTTTAGAAACTGCTGTCATACAAAATACGTTAGCCGACCAGTTCGGTGCCAAAGTAAGTAACTTTCAACAGATTCATGATATCCTGACTTTTGAAGTCAATACTGACGATATCAAGGAAGTGATGGGGTTTTTACGCGATGATAAAACCATGCGTTTTAATTTCCTTACCGATTTATGCGGGATGCATTTTCCGGATGCGGTTCCCGAAAGGCAATTCGGGATGGTGTATCATATGCACAACTGGATGGACAATGTCAGGATCCGCATCAAATGTTTTATGGATGGTGAAAAGCCGGAAATTGATTCGGTAACGGGATTGTTCTTAAGTGCAAACTGGCAGGAAAGGGAAACTTACGATTTCTTCGGGATCATATTTAAAGGACATCCACAGCTGAAGCGTATTTTGAACATGGATGAAATGGTTTCATTCCCCATGAGGAAGGAATTCCCACTTGAAGATGGCGGAAGGACCGATAAGGACGACCGTTTCTTTGGGAGGACAACAGATAATTGCTAA
- a CDS encoding NADH-quinone oxidoreductase subunit D, with protein sequence MSDLLLPPELRYAGIIEQRKNEDGSELSVLNLGPTHPATHGIFQNILLMDGERIIDGEGTVGYIHRAFEKIAENRPFYQITPLTDRMNYCSSPINNMGWWMTLEKALGIEVPKRAQYLRVIVMELARIADHIICNSVLGVDTGALTGFLYVFQYREKIYEIYEEICGARLTTNMGRIGGFERDWSPLAFEKLNTLLEEFPPIWREFENLLTRNRIFMDRTINVGPIAAEKAISYGFTGPNLRAAGVDYDIRVMQPYSSYEDFEFDIPVGKSGDTYDRFCVRNAEVWESLSIIKQALAKLPEGPYHADVPDYYLPPKDEVYNNMEALIYHFKIVMGEVPVPVTEVYHPVEGGNGELGFYLVTDGSRTAYRLHFRRPCFIYYQAFNDMVQGQMLSDAIATLSSLNVIAGELDA encoded by the coding sequence ATGTCAGACTTATTATTACCACCGGAATTAAGGTATGCGGGCATCATCGAGCAACGTAAGAATGAAGACGGGAGCGAGCTTTCAGTCCTTAATTTAGGTCCGACGCACCCTGCCACGCACGGTATTTTCCAAAACATCCTTTTAATGGATGGCGAAAGGATTATCGATGGCGAAGGGACCGTTGGATACATTCACCGCGCTTTTGAAAAGATTGCCGAAAACAGGCCTTTTTACCAGATCACGCCGCTTACCGACAGGATGAATTATTGTTCCTCGCCGATCAACAATATGGGCTGGTGGATGACATTGGAGAAGGCGTTGGGTATAGAAGTACCAAAAAGGGCGCAATACCTGCGTGTTATCGTCATGGAATTGGCGCGTATAGCCGACCACATTATCTGTAATTCGGTTTTGGGTGTGGATACGGGAGCTTTAACGGGTTTCCTTTATGTGTTCCAATACCGCGAAAAAATTTATGAAATTTACGAAGAGATCTGCGGGGCACGCCTTACCACCAATATGGGAAGGATTGGCGGTTTCGAACGAGACTGGAGTCCGTTGGCTTTTGAAAAATTAAATACCTTACTTGAAGAATTTCCACCGATCTGGAGGGAATTTGAAAACCTGCTGACAAGAAACAGGATTTTTATGGACCGTACCATAAATGTAGGCCCGATTGCTGCTGAAAAAGCCATCAGTTACGGTTTTACAGGTCCGAACCTGCGTGCTGCCGGAGTGGATTATGATATTCGTGTCATGCAGCCGTATTCTTCTTATGAAGATTTTGAATTTGATATCCCGGTTGGAAAATCAGGTGATACCTATGACCGTTTCTGTGTAAGGAACGCTGAGGTTTGGGAGAGCTTAAGCATCATCAAGCAGGCTTTGGCAAAACTGCCTGAAGGTCCATACCACGCTGATGTACCGGATTATTACCTGCCTCCGAAAGATGAGGTTTATAACAATATGGAGGCTTTAATCTATCACTTTAAGATTGTGATGGGTGAAGTTCCGGTTCCGGTTACTGAAGTATATCATCCGGTTGAAGGCGGAAACGGGGAACTTGGGTTTTATCTGGTCACCGACGGAAGCCGTACAGCATACAGGCTGCATTTCCGCAGGCCATGTTTTATATATTACCAGGCCTTTAACGATATGGTACAGGGGCAGATGCTTTCGGATGCGATTGCAACCTTGTCGAGCCTGAACGTTATTGCCGGAGAATTAGACGCATAA
- a CDS encoding NADH-quinone oxidoreductase subunit NuoE family protein: MERKHYTQDINISPELMARIEELCSHYPEDKRKSALLPVLHEVQDAHDNWLSIELQDKVAEIIGIKPVEVYEVVSFYTMYNQRPIGKFMFEFCQTSPCCLNGVENLMDYTCNKLGVKVGEPTADGMFEVRGVECLGACGYAPMMQLGDFFLEHLNEEKIDQLIVDCRDNKITLHDK, encoded by the coding sequence ATGGAAAGAAAACATTACACACAGGATATCAATATTTCGCCGGAGCTTATGGCCCGTATCGAGGAATTGTGCAGTCATTATCCTGAAGATAAGAGAAAGTCAGCACTACTGCCTGTTTTGCACGAGGTTCAGGATGCACACGATAACTGGCTCAGTATTGAATTGCAGGATAAAGTGGCTGAAATCATCGGGATTAAACCGGTTGAGGTTTATGAAGTGGTTTCTTTTTATACAATGTATAACCAAAGACCGATCGGGAAATTCATGTTCGAATTCTGCCAGACTTCACCTTGCTGCTTAAACGGTGTAGAAAACCTGATGGATTATACCTGTAATAAATTAGGGGTAAAAGTGGGTGAGCCAACTGCTGACGGCATGTTTGAAGTGCGCGGAGTAGAATGCCTTGGTGCCTGTGGTTATGCCCCGATGATGCAATTGGGGGATTTCTTCCTTGAGCATCTTAACGAAGAAAAAATCGATCAGCTGATTGTTGATTGCCGTGATAATAAAATAACGTTACACGATAAATAA